The following proteins come from a genomic window of Juglans regia cultivar Chandler unplaced genomic scaffold, Walnut 2.0 Scaffold_97, whole genome shotgun sequence:
- the LOC108979768 gene encoding uncharacterized protein At4g06744-like has translation MHKTLPLFFLCSHMMTNMLLSLVSALFILCSFFSHGHAQPGKCPPARRCPLISPPPPPNPFPRIRPRPPLYPPSLNLMPRRPPNNPGPLSNRARILFITQELKRNITYDPQNYTRTWVGNNYCLFKGFYCDTVPDLNITGLAGIVFNGARFGGRFLNFYRFIRNLPDIAIFHANSNNFTGVINRNINQLRYLYELDLSNNKFPGGFPSSVIGATNLTFVDLRFNTYAGAVPAPLFNIDTDVLFINNNGFNQTIPTTLGNTPALFLTLANNKFTGTIPRSIGRAWNTLLEALFLNNRLTGCLPFEIGYLTKATVLDVGGNILTGPIPQSFGCLAKLELLNLAHNEFYGTIPESLCRLPNAYNFSLSYNYFSQVGPACRRLIRARRLDVRRNCIIGLPQQKSAAECSRFFSRPRSCPRESTFNVVPCRLRTASSAFEEEEEDEDGLIIPTIDEMTPPSPKTYSALVNPHH, from the coding sequence ATGCACAAaactcttcctctcttctttctATGCTCACACATGATGACCAACATGCTGCTTTCACTTGTTTCAGCTCTGTTCATCCTTTGCTCCTTTTTCTCGCACGGACATGCCCAACCTGGTAAATGTCCCCCAGCACGAAGATGTCCTCTAATATCTCCCCCACCTCCTCCGAATCCTTTTCCTCGTATCCGTCCTCGACCTCCTTTGTACCCTCCATCCCTCAATCTTATGCCGCGTCGCCCGCCAAACAATCCCGGGCCATTGTCCAACAGAGCTAGGATTCTGTTCATCACTCAGGAGCTCAAAAGAAACATCACTTACGACCCTCAAAACTACACCCGCACTTGGGTTGGCAACAATTACTGCCTCTTTAAGGGCTTCTATTGCGATACCGTGCCGGACTTGAACATCACCGGACTTGCTGGCATTGTCTTCAATGGAGCAAGATTTGGGGGTCGCTTCTTGAACTTCTATCGCTTTATCCGCAATTTGCCCGACATTGCTATCTTCCATGCTAACTCCAATAACTTTACCGGCGTAATCAACCGGAACATCAACCAGTTGCGCTACTTGTACGAGCTCGACTTGAGTAACAACAAGTTCCCCGGAGGATTCCCGTCAAGTGTCATCGGCGCCACGAATCTAACCTTCGTGGACCTTAGGTTCAACACCTATGCCGGGGCAGTCCCGGCTCCATTATTCAACATCGACACGGACGTTTTGTTCATCAACAACAACGGGTTCAATCAAACAATTCCAACCACATTGGGGAACACGCCGGCACTGTTTCTCACCCTTGCCAACAACAAGTTCACCGGAACAATCCCTCGCAGTATTGGCCGGGCTTGGAACACCCTACTCGAGGCTCTGTTCTTGAACAATAGATTGACCGGTTGTCTCCCTTTTGAAATCGGGTATTTGACCAAGGCCACCGTGTTGGACGTGGGGGGAAATATCTTGACAGGGCCAATACCGCAGTCATTCGGGTGCCTGGCAAAACTGGAGTTACTCAACCTGGCGCATAACGAGTTCTACGGGACGATTCCCGAGTCCTTGTGCAGACTTCCGAATGCGTACAACTTTTCGCTATCGTACAATTACTTCAGCCAAGTCGGGCCAGCCTGCAGGAGGTTGATAAGGGCAAGGAGGCTTGACGTGAGGAGGAACTGCATTATAGGGCTACCGCAGCAGAAGTCTGCTGCAGAGTGTTCACGTTTCTTCTCGAGGCCTAGAAGCTGCCCACGAGAGAGTACTTTCAACGTCGTTCCATGCAGACTACGTACTGCTTCTTCGGCTTtcgaggaagaggaggaagatgaagatggtCTGATTATCCCTACAATCGATGAAATGACCCCTCCTTCCCCGAAAACCTACTCTGCACTCGTGAATCCTCACCATTGA